One part of the Acidimicrobiales bacterium genome encodes these proteins:
- a CDS encoding flagellar hook-length control protein FliK — MLARIPGPRQRESSTPTFRAVCTNVLALLALAALPAVAAAAPTSAHHAARATAARHGVVHALRCSTLHNRQRSTVCRARRLRHAQTSQAILPPTVTLTGGPAAGSSAATSVATFSFTVNRTAPAIYCALDGGSVIRCSSPIKYSGLGNGTHTFAVHAVAFGVRGQTVSVPWTVNVPGNGALPPSTPNGFAAVAGDAQVSLSWGASSGGAPISGYRLYRNGALVTTTSATSFTDTGLADGVTYSYVVQAVDSTGAVSASSAVATATPQASVVTPAPTPTPTPTPTPTPSSTPTPTSTAPSPGAATVPVTTAPGATSSPATTAAADHPPGPGTTATPPSPSGAHSPPAPGTGTDGAQPAQADGTSGSRAGSGSSHPSSADRGDASARDTATRAAVGASFSGADGTGDTGGTGGSAPPGQPGVSAVTVAAGGTPAPGPSTFAPGATPANGGAPAPQPPTPVQQVVTVLAPLRSSADGTHEVTIGLQPEGLGTVKATITVSSQEIVVRLGTDNAETRDALRQALPLLKHELGGDGSSATVLLSDGDRQGRRALPGDAARTASGPGTHDGADDPTAAPIAPPVLGAGHVDLHL; from the coding sequence GTGCTCGCCCGAATCCCCGGCCCGCGGCAGCGCGAATCGTCAACTCCGACGTTTCGCGCCGTCTGTACCAACGTCCTCGCCCTGCTCGCGCTCGCCGCGCTGCCCGCCGTCGCCGCCGCGGCCCCGACCTCCGCTCATCACGCGGCCCGTGCCACAGCGGCGCGCCATGGCGTCGTCCATGCGCTCCGCTGCAGCACGCTGCACAACCGTCAGCGCAGCACCGTCTGCCGCGCGCGGCGCCTGCGCCACGCGCAGACCTCGCAGGCCATCCTGCCGCCGACCGTCACGCTGACCGGCGGCCCCGCCGCCGGTAGCTCCGCCGCGACCTCGGTCGCGACCTTCAGCTTCACGGTCAACCGCACCGCGCCCGCGATCTACTGCGCGCTCGACGGCGGCTCGGTCATCCGCTGCTCCTCGCCCATCAAGTACAGCGGTCTCGGCAACGGCACGCACACCTTCGCCGTGCACGCCGTCGCCTTCGGCGTGCGCGGCCAGACGGTCAGCGTGCCGTGGACGGTCAACGTGCCGGGCAACGGCGCCCTGCCGCCCTCGACCCCCAATGGCTTCGCGGCCGTGGCGGGCGATGCGCAGGTGTCGCTGTCCTGGGGCGCCTCGAGCGGTGGCGCGCCGATCTCCGGCTACCGCCTCTATCGCAACGGCGCGCTCGTCACGACGACCAGCGCCACGAGCTTCACGGACACCGGCCTGGCCGACGGCGTGACCTACAGCTACGTCGTGCAGGCCGTCGATAGCACCGGCGCCGTGTCAGCGTCCTCGGCGGTCGCCACCGCGACGCCGCAGGCATCGGTCGTGACGCCGGCGCCGACCCCGACCCCGACCCCGACCCCGACGCCGACCCCGAGCTCGACCCCGACCCCGACCTCGACGGCGCCGAGCCCCGGCGCGGCGACGGTCCCGGTGACGACGGCCCCGGGCGCGACATCGAGTCCTGCGACGACGGCGGCTGCGGACCACCCCCCCGGTCCCGGCACGACCGCCACCCCCCCGAGCCCTTCCGGCGCGCACTCCCCCCCGGCGCCGGGCACGGGAACCGACGGCGCCCAACCGGCCCAGGCCGACGGCACGTCCGGCTCCCGTGCGGGCTCGGGGTCGTCGCACCCGTCGTCCGCCGATCGCGGTGATGCGTCGGCCAGGGACACGGCGACGCGCGCTGCGGTCGGAGCGTCATTCTCCGGTGCCGACGGGACGGGCGACACCGGTGGCACCGGCGGTTCGGCGCCCCCAGGACAGCCCGGCGTATCAGCCGTGACTGTTGCGGCGGGGGGGACCCCGGCACCTGGTCCGAGCACATTCGCGCCCGGCGCCACCCCGGCGAACGGCGGTGCGCCCGCACCCCAGCCGCCGACGCCCGTGCAGCAGGTGGTCACGGTGCTCGCACCCCTGCGCTCATCCGCGGACGGCACCCACGAGGTCACCATCGGGCTCCAACCCGAAGGTCTCGGCACGGTCAAGGCGACGATCACCGTCAGCTCCCAGGAGATCGTGGTGCGGCTCGGCACCGACAACGCCGAGACGCGCGACGCCCTGCGTCAGGCACTCCCACTCCTGAAGCACGAGCTCGGCGGAGATGGCTCGTCGGCCACCGTCCTGCTCTCCGACGGTGACCGGCAGGGACGGCGGGCTCTCCCCGGGGACGCGGCCCGCACCGCGTCGGGCCCCGGCACACACGACGGCGCCGACGATCCGACCGCCGCCCCGATCGCCCCACCGGTACTCGGAGCCGGACACGTGGATCTTCACCTATGA